The following DNA comes from Candidatus Dormiibacterota bacterium.
TAGAGCGCGATGCAGACGGTCGGCGCAGGTGTCATCGGGATCGCGGCTGCCGGGAGCGCACCGACGCACCGGATTACCGCCACAATCCACGCGAGCAACCACCCATTGAGATTTGCGAACGCTTGCGCAAGGGGCACGCACCGCTGCGCGGCTAGCTCCGCCATGCCGAGCAGCATGGTGATCGGCACGCACGGGACAATCGCCATGTTGGCAAAGAGCGCGTAGGGCGCGAATTGCAAAAACACGGCAGCGCCGATCGGCCACGTTCCGATCTGCGCGGCGCAGGAGAGGGCGACGACTTCTCGCAATCGCGCCGGAATCGACGTCGCTCCTTCGATCCAGCGATCGATGGGGCGTGCTAGCGAAAAAATGGTTCCCACGCATGCAAAAGAGAGCGCGAACGATGGCGTGGCAACGCTCTCCGGCCGAAAGATCGCGATCGCGATCGCCGCGAGGGCCAGGGCATTCCAGCTCATGGCGGCGGCCCCGCCGGCGCGAGCGACCAGCGCGGCGCTGGCCATACTAGCCGCCCGAACCGCCGGGAGTTGTGCGCCGCTCCACAGCACGAACAGCCACAGCACGACGATCGTGATTCCGCACGCACACCAGCGCGGAAGCGAAAAGCGCGACAACACCGCTGCAACCAACGCGGCGATGAGCCCAACGTGTAGCCCCGCCGTCACTAGGATGTGAACGGTTCCGGATTCCTGAAAATCGGCGCGAAGATCCGGCGGTAACGCCGAGCGTTCTCCCCAGAGTTCCCCGGCAACGATCGACGCGCCCGGCTCACCCAACTGCGCGCGCAGCGTTTCGAGCGCCGCGTAATGCAAGCGCGCAAGAACGCCGCGCACATCCGTGGATGCGGACGGCTGACGCGCTACGATCGCGGCGCTCTGAATCTCGCCGTCGATACCGCGCTCGCGCTGCAGTACTCGTTCGCTCGGCTCGCCCGGGTTGCGCGCCTCATCGAACGGCTCGAGGCGCCCCCGCACGACAACGCGCTCGCCGACCTGCGCTTGCCCGGAGGTGACCGCCGAAACCGTCAGCCCGCGCTCGAGCGCAAGCGTGTATTTCGGCGTACCTTCGGCGGTTGTTGCGCGATCGATGACGGTGGCGGTGAAACGCTGCGTGCGCGACTCGGTCACATGCTGGTGAAATCGTTCGTGCAGCATGCCATTGACGGCCGCGAAAGCCAGGGCAGCGAGTAATGCCGTGCGGAGCTGCCAGGGCCCGAAGCGCCGTGAGGCGACCACTGCGCAAACGATGACGATGCCGGCCGATACCAGGAATCGAACGTCGTCGCCGAGCGGTGCGTTTATCAGCGCTCCGAGCACGAACGCGATCGCGAAGACGGGCAGCGGCGGCTTCATTGGGCATCATCTGCGCGTCGCCCGGCGGGCCGCTAGGTGCAGACCCGCCGCTTAGATCGAGTGCGTGGGTCGATTACCGATTCATGGGCTTCATCGACGGATCGGGGATGCCGTTCGGGCAGACCTTGGCTTCTGCGGCGGGCGAAATATAGTATGCGTGAACGTCGTAGTGTGG
Coding sequences within:
- a CDS encoding ComEC/Rec2 family competence protein; this encodes MKPPLPVFAIAFVLGALINAPLGDDVRFLVSAGIVIVCAVVASRRFGPWQLRTALLAALAFAAVNGMLHERFHQHVTESRTQRFTATVIDRATTAEGTPKYTLALERGLTVSAVTSGQAQVGERVVVRGRLEPFDEARNPGEPSERVLQRERGIDGEIQSAAIVARQPSASTDVRGVLARLHYAALETLRAQLGEPGASIVAGELWGERSALPPDLRADFQESGTVHILVTAGLHVGLIAALVAAVLSRFSLPRWCACGITIVVLWLFVLWSGAQLPAVRAASMASAALVARAGGAAAMSWNALALAAIAIAIFRPESVATPSFALSFACVGTIFSLARPIDRWIEGATSIPARLREVVALSCAAQIGTWPIGAAVFLQFAPYALFANMAIVPCVPITMLLGMAELAAQRCVPLAQAFANLNGWLLAWIVAVIRCVGALPAAAIPMTPAPTVCIALYLATIVAIPALMLRSMRTLAAASIVLSVSLVLWPPDRPDGLLHVVVLDVGQADGVVVQTPSGHVYEIDAGGRLERGPQSDASSAELVGERIVVPYLLRHGIHRVDAMILSHPHGDHAGGIAPVLRKLRVAEFADGGQIYGGHAYHDALDVARSESVPMVYPRAGGIWRNDDGVTLQFIGPSLPFIGGKNAINDNSVAFVLQYRHFRMLFTGDAGSAAEQRFLDEGVDLHADVLKVGHHGSAYG